One Cytophagia bacterium CHB2 genomic window, GGCGCTCGATGGAAATGATTCTGCAAAGCGCCGGTTATGAAGTCGCGCAAGCCGCCTCAGCAGCCGAAGCCACGCAACGGTTGAGTGAGCAGAAATTCGATCTGCTGCTGCTTGACATCGTCATGCCGGAAATGGACGGCTTGCAGTTTCTGCCCTCGCTCAAGAGTTTGCCGCACCGGCCTATCGTCATCATGGTTTCCGGCAATGCCACCATTCAAAATGCGGTGGCGGCCACGCGCGCAGGCGCCTATGATTTCATCGAGAAGCCGATTGCCAAGGAAAAATTGTTGCTGGCTGTGAAAAATGCGCTGGTGCAAAAACAACTCGCGGAAGAAAACTCGCGTTTGCGCCGCGAGATTTCCGGCAAGTTCGAAATGATCGGCGACAGCCCGGCACTGCAAAACATTCGCGCACAAATCAGCCGCGTGGCGCCCACCAACACGCGCGTGCTGATTCTGGGCGAAAGCGGAACCGGCAAAGAACTGGCGGCGCGCGCCATTCACGAGTCGAGCGAGCGCGCCAGCGGGCCGTTCATCAAAGTCAATTGCGCGGCCATTCCGGAAGACTTGATTGAAAGCGAGTTGTTCGGACACGAAAAGGGCGCGTTCACCGGCGCCACCGCCAGCCGCGAAGGCAAATTTCAGCTTGCCGATTGCGGCACATTGTTCTTGGATGAAGTCGGCGACATGAGCCTGAAAGTGCAAGCCAAAGTTTTGCGCGTTTTGCAGGAGGGCGAGTTTGAGCGCGTGGGCGGAATCAAAACGCAGCGCGTTGACGTGCGCGTGCTGGCCGCCACCAACAAGAATCTCGAAGAAGAAGTCCGGCGCGGCAATTTTCGTGAAGATTTGTGGTATCGCCTGAACGTTGTGCCGCTTGTGATGCCGGCGTTGCGCGAGCGCCGCGCGGATATTCCTGTGCTCATCGAGCATTTTACCGCGCTGTATTGCGCCGAAAACGGTTTCAAGCGCAAACATTTCAATCCGGAAACGCTGGAGAAACTCACGCAATACCACTGGTCGGGCAACATTCGCGAGTTGAGAAACACAATTGAGCGCCTCGTGATCATGACGCCGGGCGACACCATCTCGCCGGCGGATTTGCCCATGTCGTTGCAAACGTCTCATGCGACTGCCGGGCCGCGCTTTCCGATTGGCGCCTCGCTCGAAGAGGTGCGCAAACAAGTCGAGCGCGACTACATCACGGCGTGCCTGCAATCCGCGGAGGGCAACATGTCGCGCGCGGCGCAAATGCTTGGCCTGGAGCGCAGCCATCTCTACAAAAAAATGAAAGCCCTGGGGCTGGAGGCGTGATCGTCTTACAATTTTGTCAGCGCAACGTTTATTGCCAATCTCGTAATTTTTGCATCAAATAAAGTCTTGCTTTTCAGCAGCGCCGGTGTATATTTGAACGCGTTGTGTTGCGTGCAGGGGAAACGCCGTGCGATCACCTCTTCTTTCGATCACCTCCCGTTTAAATCATTGCTATTGCCGCCCTCAGACGTGAAACGAGATTTCCGTTTGTTCGATTATGGCCACCCCTTATCAAGCAACCATTCGACGCGGGAAGAAACGCAAATACCGTGCGAGGCAAGCGCGCCGTCAAAAGCAACAGCGCTTGCGCGCCGCGGCAGCGTTTAAGCCGTTCGAAGAAAAACGCCAAACCGGGCGACTCTGGCAGCGTTCGCAGCCTGCCAATATTCCTGCGTTGCCGGCTCAGCGGCATGATTTTCACATCGTGCGTTG contains:
- a CDS encoding sigma-54-dependent Fis family transcriptional regulator, with the protein product MTPAHLLVVDDEPNIRRSMEMILQSAGYEVAQAASAAEATQRLSEQKFDLLLLDIVMPEMDGLQFLPSLKSLPHRPIVIMVSGNATIQNAVAATRAGAYDFIEKPIAKEKLLLAVKNALVQKQLAEENSRLRREISGKFEMIGDSPALQNIRAQISRVAPTNTRVLILGESGTGKELAARAIHESSERASGPFIKVNCAAIPEDLIESELFGHEKGAFTGATASREGKFQLADCGTLFLDEVGDMSLKVQAKVLRVLQEGEFERVGGIKTQRVDVRVLAATNKNLEEEVRRGNFREDLWYRLNVVPLVMPALRERRADIPVLIEHFTALYCAENGFKRKHFNPETLEKLTQYHWSGNIRELRNTIERLVIMTPGDTISPADLPMSLQTSHATAGPRFPIGASLEEVRKQVERDYITACLQSAEGNMSRAAQMLGLERSHLYKKMKALGLEA